In one Shinella zoogloeoides genomic region, the following are encoded:
- a CDS encoding aspartate/glutamate racemase family protein: MTPHILLINPNSSQATSDMMHAIAHRSAAGRVEVETVTASRSPGMIVTPEQLAASAPQVVELGAAHGGHCAGIIVSAFGDPGLADLRRKVAVPVVGICEASMIEASQGGRRFAVATSTPDLVEAIGQRAHDLGLAHLYTGIRCTQGDPVALAADPALLIEALAGAVRQCIELDGAEAVIIGGGPLGEAAEQLRLIFDTPVLGPIPCAVERIIGLIGQTSAVSEAV, from the coding sequence ATGACCCCGCACATCCTGTTGATCAATCCCAACAGTTCGCAGGCCACGAGCGACATGATGCACGCCATCGCCCACCGCTCCGCGGCAGGGCGCGTGGAGGTGGAGACCGTCACGGCGAGCCGCAGCCCCGGCATGATCGTCACGCCCGAGCAGCTTGCGGCGTCCGCGCCGCAGGTGGTCGAGCTCGGGGCGGCGCATGGCGGGCATTGTGCGGGGATCATCGTCAGCGCGTTCGGCGATCCGGGTCTTGCGGACCTGCGCCGCAAGGTCGCCGTTCCGGTGGTCGGCATCTGCGAGGCTTCGATGATCGAGGCCTCGCAGGGCGGACGCCGGTTCGCCGTGGCGACATCCACGCCCGACCTCGTCGAGGCTATCGGACAGCGGGCGCACGATCTGGGGCTTGCCCATCTCTATACGGGCATCCGCTGTACGCAGGGCGATCCCGTCGCCCTTGCCGCCGATCCTGCGCTTCTGATCGAAGCGCTTGCCGGTGCGGTGCGCCAGTGCATCGAACTCGACGGTGCGGAGGCTGTCATCATCGGCGGCGGGCCGCTCGGCGAAGCCGCCGAGCAGTTGCGGCTGATCTTCGATACACCCGTGCTGGGGCCCATTCCCTGCGCGGTGGAGCGGATCATCGGTCTCATCGGGCAGACGTCCGCCGTTTCCGAAGCCGTCTAA
- a CDS encoding MFS transporter, whose protein sequence is MAAEGMVQSGKSSPAIRQLEGALTRIGVTGAHKQIIALVLIGCLFDSFEQNTIGVSGPLLKEHWGLTGTDIGFLNTITFGSAAIGRLLSGILGDRYGRRVMLTVNLLLFSLGSAACALAPDFMFLCIARAIVGFGVGGEISTAVTMLSEFCSPKFRGTAAGLVNVGAGGFGNFLAPVYGLMIFSIFPGEDSWRWLFASLALPALLVVFYRRYVPETPRFLASQGRIDEANKVLSVLESGSLRPRDLVVREYLTKDHEQEAPRAKGGWKELFRAPFLGRIVPVSIAILMSYGAQLSVLTLMPVIFVSMGHTLQGSLLYSMIIQSGSVLGAIAASMFGYYFPRKRVLTVGAICACLAALCIMQFGTTIYLVLFFGALFQFFVLLLNTSIWIYAPELFPTRIRAFGVAFILATGSAAGSFVPTISGALFDAYGMAGVFALAAGMYAVFAVCIRLGPETYGRSMEDLTQPADVISATEDPALQPVKAGA, encoded by the coding sequence ATGGCAGCAGAAGGTATGGTGCAGTCCGGCAAATCATCGCCGGCGATCCGACAATTGGAGGGCGCGCTGACCCGCATCGGGGTCACGGGCGCGCACAAGCAGATCATCGCGCTGGTGCTGATCGGGTGCCTGTTCGACAGTTTCGAGCAGAACACGATCGGCGTGTCCGGCCCGCTCCTGAAGGAGCATTGGGGCCTGACCGGCACGGATATCGGCTTCCTGAACACGATCACGTTCGGCAGCGCGGCCATCGGCCGCCTGCTTTCGGGCATTCTCGGCGACCGCTACGGCCGCCGCGTCATGCTGACCGTCAACCTGCTTCTGTTCTCGCTCGGCTCGGCGGCCTGCGCGCTCGCCCCGGACTTCATGTTCCTGTGCATTGCGCGTGCAATCGTCGGCTTTGGCGTCGGCGGCGAGATTTCCACGGCGGTGACCATGCTGTCGGAGTTCTGCTCGCCGAAGTTCCGCGGCACGGCCGCCGGCCTCGTCAATGTCGGCGCGGGCGGTTTCGGCAACTTCCTGGCGCCGGTCTACGGGTTGATGATCTTCAGCATCTTCCCCGGTGAGGACAGCTGGCGCTGGCTCTTCGCCTCGCTCGCGCTTCCTGCACTTCTCGTCGTCTTCTACCGCCGCTATGTGCCGGAAACGCCGCGATTCCTCGCCTCGCAAGGGCGGATCGACGAGGCTAACAAGGTGCTCTCGGTGCTGGAATCCGGCTCGCTGAGGCCGCGCGACCTCGTGGTGCGCGAATATCTCACCAAGGACCATGAGCAGGAGGCGCCCCGCGCCAAGGGCGGCTGGAAGGAGCTGTTCCGCGCGCCGTTCCTCGGCCGCATCGTTCCGGTCTCGATCGCCATTCTCATGAGCTACGGCGCGCAGCTTTCCGTGCTCACGCTGATGCCCGTCATCTTCGTGTCCATGGGCCACACCCTGCAGGGCAGCCTGCTCTACAGCATGATCATCCAGAGCGGCAGCGTTCTCGGCGCCATCGCGGCCTCGATGTTCGGCTACTACTTCCCGCGCAAGCGGGTGCTGACGGTGGGCGCGATCTGCGCGTGCCTTGCGGCGCTCTGCATCATGCAGTTCGGCACCACCATCTATCTGGTGCTGTTCTTCGGTGCGCTCTTCCAGTTCTTCGTGCTGCTGCTCAACACCTCGATCTGGATCTACGCGCCGGAACTCTTCCCGACCCGCATCCGCGCCTTCGGCGTCGCCTTCATCCTGGCGACGGGCTCGGCGGCCGGTTCCTTCGTGCCGACCATTTCGGGCGCGCTGTTCGACGCCTACGGCATGGCGGGCGTCTTCGCCCTTGCAGCCGGCATGTATGCCGTCTTCGCGGTCTGCATCCGCCTCGGGCCGGAAACCTACGGTCGGTCGATGGAAGACCTCACGCAGCCGGCGGACGTCATCAGCGCCACCGAGGATCCGGCATTGCAACCCGTAAAAGCAGGAGCTTGA
- a CDS encoding MurR/RpiR family transcriptional regulator encodes MGSTDRSFLFRVRDALDGLHPAERRLGEFVCDFPGELASYSASELAKLAQVSNATVTRFVRRLGYESYEEARRHARDERQTGSRLFLSTSADAAAAQSVGAHVAQGIANLEGTFSAITDTQVDEVADAILGARKTWVLGFRSSHAFADYLQWQMTQVVENIVAIPAAGQTLGEHLVSVTNQDVAVVFGLRRRVAQMETILSAIEKSGARLLYLTDEGVTHRASATWHFRCQTLAPGPLFNHVSVMAVCHLITTRAIERAGATGRTRLRGIERFGDTLEEL; translated from the coding sequence ATGGGTTCTACGGATCGTTCGTTTCTGTTTCGCGTGCGCGATGCGCTGGACGGCCTGCATCCGGCCGAGCGGCGGCTCGGCGAATTCGTCTGCGACTTTCCGGGCGAGCTCGCCAGCTACTCCGCCTCGGAGCTCGCGAAGCTTGCCCAGGTGTCGAATGCGACGGTCACCCGGTTCGTGCGCCGGCTCGGCTACGAGAGCTACGAGGAGGCGCGCCGCCACGCCCGCGACGAGCGGCAGACGGGCTCGCGCCTGTTCCTCTCGACATCCGCGGACGCCGCCGCGGCTCAATCGGTGGGCGCGCATGTCGCCCAGGGCATCGCCAATCTCGAAGGCACGTTCTCCGCCATCACGGACACGCAGGTCGATGAGGTCGCCGACGCCATCCTCGGCGCCCGCAAGACCTGGGTACTCGGTTTCCGCAGCAGCCACGCCTTTGCCGACTACCTGCAATGGCAGATGACGCAGGTCGTGGAAAATATCGTCGCCATCCCCGCTGCCGGGCAGACGCTCGGCGAACATCTGGTGAGCGTGACGAATCAAGACGTCGCGGTCGTCTTCGGCCTGCGCCGGCGCGTGGCGCAGATGGAGACCATTCTTTCCGCGATCGAGAAGAGCGGTGCCCGGCTGCTCTATCTCACGGACGAAGGCGTCACCCATCGGGCGTCCGCCACCTGGCACTTTCGCTGTCAGACCCTCGCGCCGGGCCCCCTCTTCAATCACGTTTCCGTGATGGCGGTCTGTCACCTGATCACCACGCGTGCCATCGAGCGGGCCGGCGCCACCGGGCGGACACGCCTGCGCGGCATCGAGCGGTTCGGCGACACGCTGGAAGAGCTGTGA
- a CDS encoding glycosyltransferase family 4 protein has product MPPISRVVLINDFSIARGGATTLVLLLLRLLRSRGIPVTMIVGDEGDSPLFEELGVDLVKLRQKALLGGNPFRTAISGVDNRSASALVSDWIARNDTPGTVYHVHVWSQILSPAIFVPLRKVAERTAIHAHDFFHACPNGAYMDYRREERCRRVPLGLSCLATNCDRRAYAHKLWRATREARLYAAMGRDVPWGKIVLIHEKMIEGFNRAGYAARLLQAVRNPALPFVPERIAAEQNRSFFFIGRLEQEKGAQDALAAARLAGVPLEIIGDGPMRAELQAQYPEMTFHGWREQQEIGALIGHARALVIPSRLPEPFGLVAAEAAGSGVPLVLTEMAFLADEVVERGMGVACNTQDNAAFAEALRTMAAMPTEDMRRMSEKAFANGMKLANTQSDWADALLDIYEGLLGNPSSATQPAGAQRSFMLA; this is encoded by the coding sequence ATGCCGCCGATATCCCGGGTCGTCCTCATCAACGACTTTTCAATCGCACGCGGCGGTGCGACGACGCTCGTGCTCTTGCTGCTCCGGCTTTTGCGATCCCGCGGCATTCCCGTCACCATGATCGTTGGCGACGAGGGCGACAGCCCCCTGTTCGAGGAACTCGGCGTCGACCTCGTGAAACTCAGGCAGAAGGCGCTTCTGGGCGGCAATCCGTTCCGGACGGCGATCAGCGGCGTGGACAACCGCTCGGCCAGCGCCCTCGTTTCCGACTGGATCGCCAGGAACGACACGCCCGGCACGGTGTACCACGTCCATGTCTGGTCGCAGATCCTCTCGCCCGCGATCTTCGTGCCCCTGCGCAAGGTTGCCGAGCGCACCGCGATCCACGCCCACGACTTTTTCCATGCCTGTCCCAACGGCGCCTATATGGACTACCGGCGGGAAGAGCGGTGCCGGCGCGTGCCTCTCGGGCTGAGCTGCCTTGCGACGAATTGCGACCGGCGCGCCTATGCGCACAAGCTCTGGCGCGCGACGCGCGAGGCGAGGCTCTATGCCGCGATGGGCAGGGACGTGCCGTGGGGGAAGATCGTCCTCATCCATGAAAAGATGATCGAAGGCTTCAACCGTGCCGGCTACGCGGCGCGGCTTCTCCAGGCGGTGCGAAATCCCGCCCTGCCCTTCGTCCCCGAGCGGATCGCCGCCGAGCAGAACCGGAGTTTCTTCTTCATCGGCCGCCTCGAGCAGGAAAAGGGCGCGCAGGATGCATTGGCCGCCGCGCGGCTGGCGGGCGTGCCGCTGGAGATCATCGGCGACGGGCCGATGCGCGCGGAACTTCAAGCGCAATATCCGGAAATGACATTCCACGGCTGGCGCGAGCAGCAGGAAATCGGCGCGTTGATCGGCCATGCCCGCGCGCTGGTCATTCCCTCGCGCCTTCCCGAGCCATTCGGCCTGGTGGCGGCGGAAGCGGCGGGCAGCGGCGTGCCGCTCGTCCTGACGGAAATGGCGTTCCTCGCTGACGAGGTGGTCGAGCGCGGCATGGGCGTCGCCTGCAACACGCAGGACAACGCCGCCTTCGCCGAAGCCCTGCGCACCATGGCCGCCATGCCTACCGAGGACATGCGCCGCATGAGCGAGAAGGCCTTCGCCAACGGAATGAAGCTCGCCAACACCCAGTCGGACTGGGCCGACGCGCTTCTTGATATATACGAGGGCCTGCTCGGAAATCCCTCTTCCGCCACCCAGCCCGCCGGCGCGCAGCGCAGCTTCATGCTGGCGTGA
- a CDS encoding NAD(P)/FAD-dependent oxidoreductase, with amino-acid sequence MLDKTPTTRVQALLDTFGAALEAGNIDDAANLFAGECYWRDLVAITWNIKTVEGRDQVRDMLKAQLSTAKPSNWSVAAGEEASEADGVLESWITFETATGRGYGLVRFKNGLIWTLLTVLSELKGHEEKSGFTRPLGAKHGQNLGAKTWKEEREEEERTLGYEKQPYVVIIGGGQGGIALGARLRQLGVPTIILEKNDRPGDSWRKRYKSLCLHDPVWYDHLPYIDFPKNWPVFAPKDKIGDWLEFYTKVMELNYWTRSTAKSAKWDEATKEWTIVVDRDGEEVVLRPKQLVFATGMSGKANIPDFKGRERFKGEQYHSSQHPGPDGYKGKKVVVVGSNNSAHDICAALHEAGVDVTMIQRSTTHIVRSDTLMDIGLGSLYSEQALANGVTTAKADLIFASLPYRIMHEFQIPLYDKMRERDADFYAALEKAGFQLDWGADGSGLFMKYLRRGSGYYIDIGASQLIIDGKVKLAAGQVEEITENSVKLSGGREIPADVIVYATGYGSMNGWVADLIDQETADRVGKVWGLGSDTPKDPGPWEGEQRNMWKPTQQEALWFHGGNLHQSRHYSQYLSLQLKARLEGLPTPVYGLQPVHHRK; translated from the coding sequence ATGCTCGACAAGACCCCCACCACCCGCGTCCAGGCGCTTCTCGACACGTTCGGCGCCGCCCTTGAAGCCGGAAACATAGACGATGCTGCAAACCTCTTCGCCGGGGAATGCTACTGGCGCGACCTCGTCGCCATTACCTGGAACATCAAGACCGTCGAGGGCCGCGATCAGGTCCGCGACATGCTGAAGGCGCAGCTTTCGACGGCCAAGCCCTCCAACTGGTCCGTCGCGGCCGGCGAGGAGGCGAGCGAGGCTGACGGCGTGCTGGAAAGCTGGATCACCTTCGAGACGGCGACCGGGCGCGGTTATGGCCTCGTGCGCTTCAAGAACGGACTGATCTGGACGCTGTTGACCGTGCTTTCGGAACTCAAGGGCCACGAGGAGAAATCCGGCTTCACCCGCCCGCTCGGCGCAAAGCATGGACAGAATCTCGGCGCGAAGACCTGGAAGGAGGAGCGCGAAGAAGAGGAGCGCACGCTCGGCTACGAGAAGCAGCCCTATGTCGTCATCATCGGCGGCGGGCAGGGCGGCATCGCGCTCGGCGCCCGGTTGCGCCAGCTCGGCGTGCCGACCATCATCCTCGAAAAGAACGACCGGCCGGGCGATAGCTGGCGCAAGCGCTACAAGTCGCTCTGCCTGCACGATCCCGTCTGGTACGACCATCTGCCCTATATCGATTTTCCGAAGAACTGGCCGGTCTTCGCACCGAAGGACAAGATCGGCGACTGGCTGGAATTCTACACGAAGGTCATGGAGCTGAACTACTGGACCCGCTCCACCGCGAAATCCGCCAAATGGGACGAGGCGACGAAGGAGTGGACCATCGTCGTCGATCGCGACGGCGAGGAGGTCGTGCTCCGCCCGAAACAGCTCGTCTTCGCGACCGGCATGTCCGGCAAGGCGAACATTCCGGACTTCAAGGGCCGCGAGCGCTTCAAGGGTGAGCAGTACCATTCCTCGCAGCATCCGGGACCGGACGGCTACAAGGGCAAGAAGGTTGTCGTCGTCGGCTCGAACAACTCGGCGCACGACATCTGCGCCGCGCTTCATGAAGCCGGCGTCGACGTCACCATGATCCAACGTTCGACGACCCATATCGTCAGGTCCGACACGCTGATGGATATCGGGCTCGGCTCGCTCTATTCGGAACAGGCGCTGGCGAACGGCGTGACGACGGCCAAGGCCGACCTCATCTTCGCCTCGCTGCCCTACCGGATCATGCACGAGTTCCAGATCCCGCTCTACGACAAGATGCGCGAGCGCGACGCGGACTTCTATGCGGCGCTGGAAAAAGCCGGCTTCCAGCTCGACTGGGGCGCGGATGGCTCCGGCCTCTTCATGAAGTATCTGCGCCGCGGCTCCGGCTACTACATCGATATCGGCGCCTCGCAGCTCATCATCGACGGCAAGGTCAAGCTCGCCGCCGGCCAGGTCGAGGAGATCACGGAGAATTCGGTAAAGCTCTCCGGCGGCCGGGAGATCCCCGCCGACGTCATCGTCTACGCGACAGGCTACGGCTCGATGAACGGCTGGGTCGCCGACCTCATCGACCAGGAAACGGCCGATAGGGTCGGCAAGGTCTGGGGCCTCGGCTCCGATACGCCGAAGGATCCGGGTCCCTGGGAGGGCGAGCAGCGCAATATGTGGAAGCCGACGCAGCAGGAAGCCCTGTGGTTCCACGGCGGCAACCTGCATCAGTCACGCCACTATTCGCAGTATCTGTCGCTCCAGTTGAAGGCGCGCCTGGAAGGCCTCCCCACGCCGGTCTACGGCCTCCAACCGGTTCATCACCGGAAATAG
- a CDS encoding sigma-54-dependent Fis family transcriptional regulator has protein sequence MVSTLSHIQEIERVGMGAVSPRDAPVIKSWLRCLNDYKLDPTVAQEAYIVPELKLREHREQAEELIRIGRSGLEALFNQVAGQNYVLLLSDARGVTVDFMGDPTFDNQLRRAGLYLGSEWSENRAGTCAVGACMVSGEPVIIHQDDHFDTSHIGLTCTAAPVFDTLGDLTAVLDISQLRSPTVKTSQQLALHLVASTARRIELANLMTRTRNDWVLRLARSPEFLDVDPDAAIALDGSGRITGMTHGGFGALARAMNLNGLATRDFLGQQVSQVFDIDVDDLPRFMRGRPNGERLLRARNGLVLFASAVAPAVNLRSPAVPAARLPRALRDLSHGDAAMERVQARAAKLSARDIPILIQGETGSGKEFLARAIHDSCGGGGSFVAVNCAAIPEHLIESELFGYAPGAFTGASQKGKRGLIEEANGGTLFLDEIGDMPLALQSRLLRVLSENEVQPVGALKARAVRLRVLSASHRDLAELVKEGRFRQDLYYRLNAATLALPALREREDLGWLVDQVLGRIEKENGEAYRLDGAARAALLAHGWPGNLRELSNVLRVAAALSEGGVIGLDCLPDHLFAEPDATASDDDALRRALDDCGNNVSALARKLGVNRSTIHRRLKRLN, from the coding sequence ATGGTGTCGACGCTGTCGCACATACAGGAGATCGAACGCGTCGGCATGGGCGCGGTCAGCCCGCGCGATGCGCCGGTCATAAAATCCTGGCTGCGCTGCCTCAACGACTACAAGCTTGACCCGACGGTTGCGCAGGAAGCCTATATCGTTCCGGAACTCAAGCTACGCGAGCATCGCGAGCAGGCCGAGGAACTGATCCGCATCGGCCGCTCGGGCCTGGAGGCGCTGTTCAACCAGGTGGCCGGGCAGAACTATGTCTTGCTGCTTTCCGATGCGCGCGGCGTCACCGTCGATTTCATGGGTGACCCGACTTTCGACAACCAGTTGCGCCGGGCCGGGCTCTATCTCGGCTCGGAATGGTCGGAGAACCGGGCGGGCACCTGCGCGGTCGGGGCCTGCATGGTCTCCGGCGAGCCGGTCATCATCCATCAGGACGATCATTTCGATACCAGCCATATCGGGCTCACCTGCACCGCCGCGCCGGTCTTCGACACGCTGGGGGACCTCACCGCCGTGCTCGACATCTCGCAGCTCCGCTCGCCGACGGTGAAGACCAGCCAGCAACTGGCGCTGCATCTCGTCGCTTCCACCGCGCGGCGCATCGAGCTCGCCAACCTGATGACCCGCACCCGCAACGACTGGGTGCTGCGCCTTGCGCGCTCGCCGGAATTCCTCGATGTCGATCCCGACGCCGCCATCGCGCTCGACGGCAGCGGTCGCATCACCGGCATGACCCATGGCGGTTTCGGGGCGCTTGCCCGCGCGATGAACCTCAATGGCCTTGCCACGCGCGATTTCCTCGGCCAGCAGGTCTCGCAGGTTTTCGACATCGATGTCGACGACCTGCCGCGCTTCATGCGCGGCCGGCCGAACGGCGAGCGGCTGCTTCGGGCGCGCAATGGGCTGGTGCTCTTCGCCAGCGCCGTCGCGCCCGCCGTCAACCTTCGCTCTCCTGCCGTTCCGGCGGCGCGCCTGCCGCGGGCGCTGCGTGATCTCAGCCATGGCGATGCGGCGATGGAAAGGGTTCAGGCCCGCGCGGCGAAACTTTCGGCGCGCGACATCCCGATTCTCATCCAGGGCGAGACGGGCAGCGGCAAGGAGTTCCTGGCGCGGGCGATCCATGACAGTTGCGGTGGCGGCGGCAGTTTCGTCGCGGTCAACTGTGCGGCCATTCCCGAACATCTCATCGAATCCGAACTCTTCGGCTATGCGCCCGGCGCCTTCACCGGTGCCAGCCAGAAGGGCAAGCGCGGTCTGATCGAGGAAGCGAACGGCGGCACGCTGTTCCTCGACGAGATCGGCGACATGCCGCTCGCCCTGCAAAGCCGGCTGCTGCGTGTCCTCTCGGAAAACGAGGTGCAGCCGGTCGGCGCGCTGAAGGCGCGGGCGGTTCGTCTCCGGGTGCTGTCGGCCTCGCACCGCGACCTTGCGGAACTCGTGAAGGAGGGCCGGTTCCGGCAGGATCTCTACTATCGCCTCAATGCCGCGACGCTCGCCTTGCCGGCGCTGCGCGAAAGAGAAGATCTCGGCTGGCTGGTCGACCAGGTCCTCGGCCGCATCGAGAAGGAAAACGGCGAGGCCTATCGCCTCGACGGCGCGGCGCGGGCGGCGCTGCTTGCCCATGGCTGGCCGGGTAACCTGCGGGAGCTCTCCAATGTCCTGCGCGTTGCGGCAGCCCTTTCGGAAGGCGGCGTCATCGGCCTCGATTGCCTGCCGGACCATCTCTTCGCCGAACCGGACGCGACCGCCTCCGACGACGACGCCTTGCGCCGGGCACTCGACGATTGCGGCAACAATGTCTCGGCGCTCGCCCGAAAGCTCGGCGTCAACCGCTCCACCATCCATCGCCGCCTCAAGCGCCTCAACTGA
- a CDS encoding amidohydrolase family protein, whose amino-acid sequence MTLADLALGRRPEGRTTLSARWIVAHENGRHRLLTDGEIVIEGREVIYVGPRFPGEVARRIELGDMLVSPGFVDLDALSDLDTTVLTIDYGPGWATGRVWPRSYVDRGPYEMYTPEQLIFQKRFAFAQLLLNGITSALPIASLFYREWAETVAEFEGAADAAGDLGLRVWLGPAYRSGGMVCEAPGQLEPVFDEARGLKGLQDAIAFAGRIAGRHEGLVQGMLAPDRVETSTLALLQRTMAASAEMGLPVRLHMAQGKMERQTVARLHGTTAPQWMASHGLLNERLIAPHAVQAEPEDLDLYAKHGVTIAHCPLVYARGGEYLNSFRRCRDLGIRIGMGTDTTPPDMVLNMAVALMTGRIAAGEEGLSTAEVFDAATLGGADALGRTDIGRLQPGSKADIAIFDLSDPRFAPTVDPVQSLIFGASGRVTRAVFVDGRLSMRDGEVAGIDIKAARREAQAQFDGLVAKYPERTWGHPALETMFPPTYPHWKAD is encoded by the coding sequence ATGACCCTTGCAGACCTCGCCCTCGGCCGCCGCCCGGAAGGCCGCACCACACTTTCCGCCCGCTGGATCGTCGCCCATGAAAACGGTCGCCACCGGCTGCTCACCGACGGCGAAATCGTCATCGAGGGGCGGGAGGTCATCTATGTCGGCCCGCGCTTTCCCGGCGAGGTGGCGCGCCGCATCGAGCTTGGCGACATGCTGGTCTCGCCCGGCTTCGTCGATCTCGATGCGCTCTCGGACCTCGACACCACCGTGCTCACCATCGACTACGGTCCCGGCTGGGCGACGGGCCGCGTCTGGCCGCGCAGTTATGTCGATCGCGGCCCCTACGAGATGTACACGCCGGAGCAGCTCATCTTCCAGAAGCGCTTCGCCTTCGCCCAGCTGCTTTTGAACGGCATCACCTCCGCGCTGCCCATCGCGTCGCTGTTCTATCGCGAATGGGCGGAAACCGTCGCCGAATTCGAGGGCGCGGCGGATGCCGCGGGCGATCTTGGCCTGCGCGTCTGGCTCGGCCCGGCCTATCGCTCCGGTGGCATGGTCTGCGAGGCACCGGGCCAATTGGAGCCGGTCTTCGACGAGGCCCGCGGCCTCAAGGGGCTGCAGGACGCCATCGCTTTTGCCGGCCGCATCGCCGGCCGCCACGAGGGGCTGGTGCAGGGCATGCTCGCGCCCGACCGGGTGGAGACCTCGACGCTCGCCCTTCTCCAGCGCACCATGGCGGCATCGGCCGAAATGGGCCTGCCGGTGCGCCTGCACATGGCGCAGGGCAAGATGGAGCGGCAGACCGTTGCCCGCCTGCACGGCACGACCGCGCCGCAATGGATGGCCAGCCACGGCCTGCTCAACGAACGGCTGATCGCGCCGCATGCCGTGCAGGCCGAGCCGGAAGACCTCGACCTCTACGCAAAACATGGCGTGACCATCGCCCATTGCCCGCTGGTCTATGCCCGCGGCGGCGAATATCTCAATTCCTTCCGCCGCTGCCGCGATCTCGGCATCCGCATCGGCATGGGTACGGATACGACGCCGCCGGACATGGTGCTGAACATGGCCGTCGCCTTGATGACCGGCCGCATCGCCGCGGGCGAGGAGGGGCTGTCGACGGCCGAAGTCTTCGATGCCGCCACGCTCGGCGGCGCCGATGCGCTCGGCCGCACGGATATCGGCCGCCTGCAACCGGGCTCGAAAGCCGACATCGCCATCTTCGACCTTTCCGATCCGCGCTTCGCACCGACCGTCGATCCGGTCCAGTCGCTGATCTTCGGCGCGAGCGGCCGGGTGACGCGCGCCGTCTTCGTCGACGGGCGGCTTTCCATGCGCGACGGCGAGGTGGCCGGCATTGACATCAAGGCGGCCCGCAGAGAGGCGCAGGCGCAGTTCGACGGGCTTGTCGCGAAATATCCCGAGCGCACCTGGGGTCATCCTGCTCTGGAAACCATGTTCCCGCCGACCTATCCGCACTGGAAGGCCGACTAA
- a CDS encoding amidohydrolase family protein, whose translation MADILIKNGTVIAIDPARRIIADGAVAITGERIVAVGPTAEVEAAHPAGEVIDARGMAIMPGFVDAHAHAGHGLIKTLGGGKSDPWYQACRGAYTVGSTPDFWFAEAQLAALERLRFGVTTGVSLLGGGDSVMRTDEPVYGDAHMEGVLGIGTRSVVAVGTTRPPHPLTYARWNGETRTDYPVTFEQQFATCRTLIDRWHASHDGRLHVALLTPTLHRGYREAAGAEEAVAQSRAIKQFAEERDLVFTQDGHSRGSVRIAHEIGILGPRTLLSHATGLDEDEIAICAETGTTIVHNPSAVAAILARCPVTELIDAGVTVVIGSDATAPDRSADMFRHMQQCMHYHRTHFHDPSWLPPGKALEMCTIDAARVLGLDAEIGSLEPGKKADVILVDLRRPHLYPAHMPEFRVTCFANGNDVHTVLVGGKVLMRDRTPLHVNQDAVLDAAQREADLMIDRLGLRYALETPRMFWGHSRDLDLIE comes from the coding sequence ATGGCCGACATCCTCATCAAGAACGGCACCGTCATCGCCATCGACCCGGCGCGCCGGATCATCGCCGACGGGGCGGTGGCCATCACCGGCGAGCGGATCGTCGCCGTAGGACCGACAGCGGAGGTGGAAGCGGCCCATCCGGCGGGCGAAGTGATCGACGCGCGCGGGATGGCGATCATGCCCGGCTTCGTCGATGCCCACGCCCATGCCGGCCATGGTCTGATCAAGACGCTCGGCGGCGGCAAGAGCGATCCCTGGTATCAGGCCTGCCGCGGCGCCTATACGGTCGGCTCCACGCCGGACTTCTGGTTTGCCGAGGCGCAGCTTGCCGCGCTGGAGCGGCTGCGCTTCGGCGTCACGACGGGGGTTTCGCTGCTCGGCGGCGGCGATTCCGTCATGCGTACCGACGAGCCCGTCTATGGCGATGCGCATATGGAAGGCGTGCTCGGCATCGGCACCCGCTCGGTGGTCGCCGTCGGCACCACGCGCCCACCGCATCCGCTGACCTATGCCCGCTGGAACGGCGAGACACGCACCGATTATCCTGTCACCTTCGAGCAGCAGTTCGCCACCTGCAGGACGCTGATCGACCGCTGGCACGCCAGCCATGACGGCCGGCTGCATGTCGCCCTGCTGACGCCGACGCTGCATCGCGGCTATCGGGAGGCCGCTGGTGCGGAAGAGGCCGTCGCCCAGTCGCGCGCGATCAAGCAGTTCGCCGAGGAGCGCGACTTGGTCTTCACGCAGGACGGCCATAGCCGCGGCAGCGTGCGCATCGCGCATGAGATCGGCATTCTCGGCCCGCGCACGCTGCTCTCCCACGCGACGGGGCTGGACGAGGATGAGATCGCGATCTGCGCGGAGACCGGCACGACCATCGTGCACAATCCGAGCGCCGTCGCCGCCATTCTCGCGCGCTGCCCGGTGACGGAGCTCATCGATGCCGGCGTCACCGTCGTCATCGGTTCGGATGCGACCGCCCCGGACCGCTCGGCCGACATGTTCCGCCACATGCAGCAATGCATGCACTACCACCGCACCCATTTCCACGATCCGAGCTGGCTGCCGCCCGGCAAGGCGCTGGAAATGTGCACCATCGACGCCGCCCGGGTGCTTGGCCTCGATGCCGAGATCGGCTCGCTGGAGCCGGGCAAGAAGGCCGATGTCATCCTCGTCGACCTGCGCCGGCCGCATCTCTACCCGGCGCATATGCCGGAGTTCCGCGTCACCTGTTTCGCCAACGGCAACGACGTGCATACCGTGCTCGTCGGCGGCAAGGTGCTGATGCGCGATCGCACGCCGCTTCATGTCAACCAGGATGCGGTGCTGGACGCCGCCCAGCGCGAGGCGGACCTGATGATCGACCGGCTTGGCCTGCGCTACGCGCTGGAAACGCCGCGCATGTTCTGGGGCCACAGCCGCGACCTCGACCTCATCGAATAG